A region of Nocardioides sp. JS614 DNA encodes the following proteins:
- a CDS encoding WD40/YVTN/BNR-like repeat-containing protein translates to MSFSLRMRWLAVALTLALVGSLVAAVLLSRPDRASAGAETCAPGFQPVEDALREVRAEMRAEGEYAEQADHDAEAAREAAAEHEGEAEGELVREAVRELPMLRGTDPEDWDHLCVVGKRPESLKELNALFETRAMARLAPYGAYRDGAGIAAARQAAALRTTPAASGTAREYGRGPLIVNDPAYPEVNGLGLADNMGRIDSFALDPAHQRIFAAVGNGGIWRSDDLAGHWTDATGNLPTTVTGAVGWTRYRGGRLLALTGEPTFGASAYTGLGAYWSGDLGKHWTRAKGVPAGALGFAVAVDPARPAKVYLATQKGLYGSTDGGRSYRNLRLPTGPCAGVTNTVRKPECALANVVTDVVVAAKGGVGTSTEAGTVVATVGWRGGQRTNPDGSVQSPHNGVYRSATGTAGSFRRLAATGFAAPDAIGRVELGNAVGPEQDHDVLYAVVQDANLLNHGGLAGIDAPDELGAPPVGTTVLNGIYVSTDFGDTWTELASGTELTADPTTGSALIGTGTAIGYQPGVQGWYNQWIQPDPTRADANGIPTRLVFGLEEIWTNDLGQAGVPLDGSVPVHFVVAGKYFGGDSCLLLSAGLPACPTDRDPTDDGSTTHPDQQDGMWIPDPEVAGGVQLVVGNDGGAYRYRFEDDPDGELDNGHWGPGDQTGFGTLMPYFAAMANDGTVYAGLQDNGNLKIDGKTRKQYETYGGDGFFSAVDPFDSKTAYEEYTNGAISVTVDGGTSWASIDPGLTASKFSNPFAMDPTNAKHLVTAGREVVETLMGSSTTSGMTDAADADASTTTWRKVFDLGTRSAPGDAGATSSSADPDNSMSAIATRRNATYVGFCGFCDTLNKLSTTASLFRNGLATNVGGSAAGAAGTAAGWHVVQPKGLPNRYITSIAIDPKDQETVYVTLGGYTRRWLPPGAVGDANAQIGRGHLFVSRDAGRHFRDISGNLPDSPAGWVTVRRHQLLIGTDVGAFASGARGTRQSDPRFARLAGLPAAPVSSIQLKPNNPNVAVLALFGRGVWTYGFARKYPVPDNPGPQVPTIGTVAQTWDFEADAQGWTADGLPSTWTREQPGHGSGTAEDANGFAFDVAGPLNYLDNADTTLTSPATAVPAGTGVLRWSMRLDTEGGFDPVTVQVSTDGGTSWSTLGTYSGKNPDAPGWSSYAVAFPAPGGDVQVRFHFTSDSLCSAPGGPVCSSTSGWDGVHVDDVTLGTTG, encoded by the coding sequence ATGTCCTTCTCGCTGCGCATGCGCTGGCTCGCCGTGGCACTCACCCTCGCGCTGGTCGGCTCCCTGGTCGCCGCGGTCCTGCTCAGTCGCCCCGACCGGGCGAGCGCCGGCGCCGAGACGTGCGCCCCGGGCTTCCAGCCGGTCGAGGACGCGCTGCGCGAGGTCCGCGCCGAGATGCGGGCCGAGGGGGAGTACGCCGAGCAGGCCGATCACGACGCGGAGGCCGCGCGTGAGGCCGCGGCGGAGCACGAGGGCGAGGCCGAGGGCGAGCTGGTCCGCGAGGCCGTCCGCGAGCTGCCGATGCTCCGCGGCACCGACCCGGAGGACTGGGACCACCTGTGCGTGGTCGGCAAGCGGCCCGAGTCGCTCAAGGAGCTCAACGCCCTCTTCGAGACCCGGGCGATGGCCCGGCTCGCTCCCTACGGCGCCTACCGCGACGGGGCCGGCATCGCCGCCGCCCGGCAGGCGGCTGCGCTGCGGACCACCCCCGCCGCCAGCGGCACCGCCCGGGAGTACGGCCGCGGGCCGCTGATCGTCAACGACCCCGCCTACCCCGAGGTCAACGGCCTCGGCCTGGCCGACAACATGGGCCGGATCGACAGCTTCGCGCTGGACCCGGCACACCAGCGGATCTTCGCGGCGGTCGGCAACGGCGGCATCTGGCGCTCCGACGACCTGGCCGGCCACTGGACCGACGCCACCGGCAACCTGCCGACCACGGTCACCGGCGCGGTCGGCTGGACCCGCTACCGTGGCGGGCGGCTGCTCGCGCTGACCGGCGAGCCGACGTTCGGCGCGTCGGCGTACACCGGTCTCGGCGCCTACTGGTCCGGCGACCTCGGCAAGCACTGGACCCGCGCCAAGGGCGTGCCCGCCGGCGCGCTCGGCTTCGCCGTGGCCGTCGACCCGGCCCGCCCCGCCAAGGTCTACCTGGCCACCCAGAAGGGCCTCTACGGGTCCACCGACGGCGGCCGCTCCTACCGCAACCTGCGGCTCCCCACCGGGCCGTGCGCCGGCGTGACGAACACCGTCAGGAAGCCGGAGTGCGCGCTGGCCAACGTCGTCACCGACGTGGTCGTGGCGGCCAAGGGCGGCGTCGGCACCAGCACCGAGGCCGGCACCGTGGTCGCGACCGTCGGCTGGCGCGGCGGCCAGCGCACCAACCCCGACGGCTCCGTGCAGTCGCCGCACAACGGCGTCTACCGCTCGGCCACCGGCACGGCCGGCAGCTTCCGTCGCCTCGCCGCCACCGGCTTCGCCGCCCCCGACGCCATCGGCCGCGTCGAGCTCGGCAACGCCGTCGGCCCGGAGCAGGACCACGACGTCCTGTACGCCGTCGTCCAGGACGCGAACCTGCTCAACCACGGCGGTCTGGCCGGCATCGACGCCCCCGACGAGCTCGGCGCCCCGCCGGTCGGGACCACCGTCCTCAACGGCATCTACGTCTCCACCGACTTCGGTGACACCTGGACCGAGCTGGCCTCCGGCACCGAGCTGACCGCCGACCCGACCACCGGCTCGGCGCTGATCGGCACCGGCACCGCGATCGGCTACCAACCCGGCGTCCAGGGTTGGTACAACCAGTGGATCCAGCCGGACCCGACCCGGGCCGACGCCAACGGCATCCCCACCCGGCTCGTCTTCGGGCTCGAGGAGATCTGGACCAACGACCTGGGCCAGGCCGGCGTCCCGCTCGACGGGTCCGTCCCGGTGCACTTCGTCGTGGCCGGCAAGTACTTCGGCGGCGACTCCTGCCTGCTGCTCAGCGCCGGTCTCCCGGCCTGCCCCACCGACCGCGACCCCACCGACGACGGCTCCACCACCCACCCCGACCAGCAGGACGGCATGTGGATCCCCGACCCGGAGGTCGCCGGCGGCGTGCAGCTGGTCGTCGGCAACGACGGTGGCGCCTACCGCTACCGGTTCGAGGACGACCCGGACGGCGAGCTGGACAACGGCCACTGGGGCCCCGGCGACCAGACCGGCTTCGGCACCCTGATGCCGTACTTCGCGGCGATGGCCAACGACGGCACCGTCTACGCCGGGCTCCAGGACAACGGCAACCTCAAGATCGACGGCAAGACCCGCAAGCAGTACGAGACGTACGGCGGGGACGGGTTCTTCTCGGCCGTCGACCCGTTCGACTCCAAGACGGCCTACGAGGAGTACACGAACGGCGCGATCTCGGTCACGGTCGACGGCGGCACCAGCTGGGCGAGCATCGACCCCGGCCTGACCGCCTCGAAGTTCTCCAACCCGTTCGCCATGGACCCGACGAACGCCAAGCACCTGGTCACCGCCGGGCGCGAGGTGGTCGAGACGCTGATGGGCTCGAGCACCACCTCCGGCATGACCGACGCGGCCGACGCCGACGCCTCGACCACGACCTGGCGCAAGGTGTTCGACCTCGGCACCCGCTCCGCCCCCGGTGACGCCGGCGCCACCTCCTCCTCCGCCGACCCCGACAACTCGATGTCGGCGATCGCGACCCGTCGGAACGCGACGTACGTCGGCTTCTGCGGCTTCTGCGACACGCTCAACAAGCTCTCGACGACCGCGTCGCTGTTCCGCAACGGGCTGGCGACCAACGTCGGCGGCTCCGCCGCCGGGGCCGCCGGCACCGCCGCGGGCTGGCACGTCGTGCAGCCGAAGGGGCTGCCGAACCGCTACATCACCTCGATCGCGATCGACCCGAAGGACCAGGAGACGGTGTACGTGACGCTCGGCGGCTACACCCGGCGCTGGCTGCCGCCGGGCGCGGTCGGCGACGCGAACGCGCAGATCGGCCGCGGCCACCTGTTCGTCTCCCGCGACGCCGGCCGGCACTTCCGCGACATCTCCGGGAACCTGCCGGACTCCCCGGCCGGCTGGGTGACGGTACGCCGCCACCAGCTCCTGATCGGCACCGACGTCGGGGCGTTCGCCAGCGGCGCCCGCGGCACCCGCCAGTCCGACCCGCGGTTCGCCCGGCTCGCCGGCCTGCCGGCCGCTCCGGTGTCGAGCATCCAGCTCAAGCCGAACAACCCGAACGTCGCCGTCCTGGCGCTGTTCGGACGCGGCGTGTGGACCTACGGCTTCGCGAGGAAGTACCCGGTGCCGGACAACCCCGGCCCGCAGGTCCCCACGATCGGCACCGTCGCGCAGACCTGGGACTTCGAGGCCGACGCCCAGGGCTGGACCGCCGACGGCCTGCCGAGCACCTGGACCCGGGAGCAGCCCGGCCACGGGTCCGGCACGGCCGAGGACGCGAACGGCTTCGCCTTCGACGTTGCCGGCCCGCTGAACTACCTCGACAACGCCGACACCACCCTCACCTCGCCCGCCACCGCGGTGCCGGCCGGGACCGGCGTGCTGCGCTGGTCGATGCGGCTCGACACCGAGGGCGGGTTCGACCCGGTCACGGTCCAGGTCTCCACGGACGGCGGCACGTCCTGGTCCACGCTCGGCACCTACTCGGGCAAGAACCCCGACGCGCCCGGCTGGTCGTCGTACGCCGTCGCCTTCCCCGCGCCGGGCGGCGACGTGCAGGTCCGGTTCCACTTTACCTCGGACTCGCTGTGCTCCGCGCCCGGCGGTCCGGTGTGCTCCTCGACCTCCGGCTGGGACGGCGTGCACGTCGACGACGTGACCCTCGGAACCACGGGCTGA
- the cysK gene encoding cysteine synthase A produces MNIYDDVTQLVGNTPLVRLNRVVGDAGATVLAKLEFYNPANSVKDRIGVAMIDAAEAAGVLAPGGTVVEATSGNTGIALAMVGAARGYRVVLTMPETMSRERRALLRAFGAELVLTPGSEGMTGAVRKAEEIAETTGAVPVRQFANAANPAIHRDTTAEEIWKDTDGEVDILVAGIGTGGTITGVGQLLKERKPDVQVIGVEPAESPILNGGAPGPHKIQGLGANFVPEILDTTVYDEVLDVPVEEAVTWARRAATEEGLLVGLSSGAAISAAVQVAQRPENAGRTIVVIVPSFGERYLSTLLFEGLVD; encoded by the coding sequence ATGAACATCTACGACGACGTCACCCAGCTCGTCGGCAACACCCCGCTCGTCCGGCTCAACCGGGTCGTCGGCGATGCCGGCGCCACCGTGCTGGCCAAGCTCGAGTTCTACAACCCCGCCAACAGCGTCAAGGACCGGATCGGCGTCGCGATGATCGACGCCGCCGAGGCCGCCGGGGTGCTCGCCCCGGGCGGCACCGTCGTCGAGGCCACCTCCGGCAACACCGGCATCGCCCTCGCCATGGTCGGCGCCGCCCGCGGCTACCGCGTGGTGCTGACCATGCCCGAGACGATGTCTCGCGAGCGCCGCGCGCTGCTGCGGGCCTTCGGCGCCGAGCTGGTGCTGACCCCCGGCAGCGAGGGCATGACCGGCGCGGTGCGCAAGGCAGAGGAGATCGCCGAGACGACCGGAGCGGTGCCGGTGCGGCAGTTCGCGAACGCCGCCAACCCGGCCATCCACCGCGACACCACCGCCGAGGAGATCTGGAAGGACACCGACGGCGAGGTCGACATCCTGGTCGCCGGCATCGGCACCGGCGGCACCATCACCGGCGTCGGGCAGCTGCTCAAGGAGCGCAAGCCCGACGTGCAGGTGATCGGCGTCGAGCCGGCCGAGTCGCCGATCCTCAACGGCGGCGCCCCGGGCCCGCACAAGATCCAGGGCCTCGGCGCCAACTTCGTCCCCGAGATCCTCGACACCACCGTGTACGACGAGGTGCTCGACGTACCCGTCGAGGAGGCCGTGACCTGGGCCCGGCGGGCGGCGACCGAGGAGGGCCTGCTGGTCGGCCTGTCGTCGGGCGCCGCGATCTCGGCGGCCGTCCAGGTGGCGCAGCGACCCGAGAACGCCGGCCGCACCATCGTGGTGATCGTGCCGTCCTTCGGCGAGCGCTACCTCTCGACCCTGCTGTTCGAGGGGCTGGTGGACTGA
- a CDS encoding hemerythrin domain-containing protein, producing the protein MADPNTDLDADPENADTPSISALLEDEHHEIDDGIEAFLEGLARGDLLLPQLARAGAALRRHIYLEEEFLFPPLRAAGMLAPVLVMLREHGEIWQTLDAIDGLDGAADPDGLRERCRELLDRLAEHNAKEEPIIYPRGDAVLTAEQAAELLDFIDSAELPEGWVCQQA; encoded by the coding sequence ATGGCTGACCCGAACACCGACCTGGACGCCGACCCCGAGAACGCGGACACCCCGAGCATCTCCGCCCTGCTCGAGGACGAGCACCACGAGATCGACGACGGCATCGAGGCCTTCCTCGAGGGCCTGGCCCGGGGCGATCTGCTGCTGCCGCAGCTCGCCCGGGCCGGCGCGGCCCTGCGCCGGCACATCTACCTGGAGGAGGAGTTCCTCTTCCCGCCGCTGCGCGCCGCGGGGATGCTCGCGCCGGTGCTCGTGATGCTCCGCGAGCACGGCGAGATCTGGCAGACCCTGGACGCGATCGACGGCCTGGACGGCGCCGCGGACCCCGACGGCCTGCGCGAGCGGTGCCGCGAGCTGCTCGACCGGCTCGCCGAGCACAACGCCAAGGAGGAGCCGATCATCTACCCCCGCGGGGACGCCGTACTCACCGCCGAGCAGGCCGCCGAGCTGCTCGACTTCATCGACTCCGCGGAGCTCCCGGAGGGCTGGGTCTGCCAGCAGGCATGA
- a CDS encoding helix-turn-helix transcriptional regulator, whose product MDRSTNTDDPPRSDDPAHGLGPTRARVLALLQDAGEPMTASAVGARLGLHVNSARFHLDALAEDALVVREREDRSTPGRPKVLYTVAQAAPAVTHRSYRLLAEILTSILAGRLPEPSAAAEEAGVAWGRYLAPAAPPYQRADRSESLVRLVDTLDRIGFDSHVVDEPGDLRLEVSHCPFLEVAEQHHDVVCAVHLGLMRGILEQTGATVRATGLEPLVEPSRCIAHLGAGEPA is encoded by the coding sequence ATGGACCGCTCGACGAACACCGACGACCCGCCGCGCAGCGACGACCCGGCGCACGGCCTCGGCCCGACCCGGGCCCGGGTGCTCGCGCTGCTCCAGGACGCGGGCGAGCCGATGACCGCCTCCGCGGTCGGCGCCCGGCTGGGGCTGCACGTGAACTCCGCGCGGTTCCACCTCGACGCGCTGGCCGAGGACGCGCTGGTGGTCCGCGAGCGCGAGGACCGCAGCACGCCCGGGCGCCCCAAGGTGCTGTACACGGTCGCGCAGGCCGCGCCCGCGGTCACCCACCGCAGCTACCGGCTGCTCGCGGAGATCCTCACCAGCATCCTCGCGGGCCGGCTGCCCGAGCCGTCCGCCGCGGCCGAGGAGGCCGGCGTGGCGTGGGGCCGCTACCTGGCGCCGGCAGCCCCGCCGTACCAGCGCGCGGATCGCTCGGAGTCGTTGGTGCGGCTCGTCGACACGCTCGACCGGATCGGCTTCGACTCCCACGTCGTCGACGAGCCGGGCGACCTTCGCCTGGAGGTCAGCCACTGCCCGTTCCTCGAGGTCGCCGAGCAGCACCACGACGTCGTCTGCGCCGTGCACCTGGGCCTGATGCGCGGCATCCTCGAGCAGACCGGCGCCACCGTGCGGGCGACCGGCCTGGAGCCGCTCGTGGAGCCCAGCCGCTGCATCGCCCACCTGGGGGCCGGGGAACCGGCCTGA
- a CDS encoding DUF6351 family protein — protein sequence MRSRLLLVLLALVAPVLVALPSGGSAAATRGALQVQVLSNRADLISGGDALVAVRIPAGVDPGRVRVVVDDRDVTDRFAVRADGRYVGLVDGLALGRNVLRATVPGVSGVAGDHAVIVDHPNGGPVFSGPQTEHYRCQESARDAQCNEPATYDYLYRSTDPLTPDLQPYDPDNPPSDVATTTTDQGVEVPFVVRRERGYQDRDRYTILTLFQPGRPWRAWSPQEQWNHKLLVTHGGGCGASYTPGSPPLADYSGTFDGVPLVTPSYVTALGRGFAVLSTALDNTGHNCSVAMNAESVLMAKERLVEQYGELRYTIGTGCSGGSIAQHTVANAYPGIYQGLVTTCSYPDTFTAGAQFADYHLLRLYFEDPSRWGPGVVWTPVQMAMVEGHLSHVNAVVADEGLFKAALDPEHACSGTVDPRPGDPATRYDSETNPGGVRCSVLDLLVNQLGRRPASVWTPQEQAAGHGFGGIPFSNTGVLYGLAELKAGTITTAQFVDLNAKLGGLDVDSQAIPERIAGDPASIARAYRTGLINEANHLDEVAMINHGGPDPGIAHDYAHAFWTQERLQADQGNTDNRVMWFGPTPLIGDVRWAGEALLAMDRWLAAVEQDHGPEPLAQKIAADRPADVTDRCVVAEAADACDVQELQVLQTRLSTPRQEAGGPLANDVVACRLTPLDRAAFDFLLVPFTDAEWATLQATFPDGVCDWSQPGLGQGPAETWLRYDAADGGPAYGGRNLPPPPADSGLGTLGPVWTEMLTK from the coding sequence ATGCGCTCGCGTCTCCTGCTGGTCCTCCTCGCCCTCGTGGCCCCGGTCCTGGTCGCCCTCCCGAGCGGGGGCAGCGCGGCTGCGACCCGCGGCGCGCTGCAGGTGCAGGTGCTCTCGAACCGGGCCGACCTGATCTCGGGTGGGGACGCGCTCGTCGCCGTGCGCATCCCGGCGGGCGTGGACCCCGGCCGGGTCCGGGTGGTCGTGGACGACCGCGACGTGACGGACCGGTTCGCGGTCCGCGCCGACGGCCGGTACGTCGGTCTGGTCGACGGCCTCGCGCTCGGCCGCAACGTGCTGCGGGCGACGGTGCCGGGAGTGAGCGGTGTGGCCGGCGACCACGCGGTGATCGTCGACCACCCGAACGGCGGGCCGGTCTTCTCCGGCCCGCAGACCGAGCACTACCGCTGCCAGGAGTCCGCGCGCGACGCCCAGTGCAACGAGCCGGCGACCTACGACTACCTCTACAGGTCGACCGACCCGCTGACCCCCGACCTGCAGCCCTACGACCCCGACAACCCGCCCTCGGACGTCGCCACCACGACCACCGACCAGGGCGTGGAGGTGCCGTTCGTGGTCCGTCGCGAGCGGGGCTACCAGGACCGTGACCGCTACACGATCCTCACCCTGTTCCAGCCCGGCCGGCCGTGGCGCGCCTGGTCCCCGCAGGAGCAGTGGAACCACAAGCTGCTGGTCACCCACGGGGGCGGCTGCGGCGCGTCGTACACCCCCGGGTCCCCGCCGCTCGCCGACTACTCCGGCACCTTCGACGGCGTCCCGCTGGTGACGCCGAGCTATGTCACCGCCCTCGGCCGGGGCTTCGCCGTGCTCTCGACCGCCCTGGACAACACCGGCCACAACTGCAGCGTCGCGATGAACGCGGAGTCGGTGCTGATGGCCAAGGAGCGGCTGGTCGAGCAGTACGGCGAGCTGCGCTACACGATCGGCACCGGCTGCTCGGGCGGCTCGATCGCCCAGCACACCGTGGCGAACGCCTACCCCGGGATCTACCAGGGGCTCGTGACGACCTGCTCCTACCCGGACACGTTCACCGCCGGCGCCCAGTTCGCCGACTACCACCTGCTGCGGCTCTACTTCGAGGACCCGTCGCGCTGGGGCCCCGGCGTCGTGTGGACGCCGGTGCAGATGGCGATGGTCGAGGGGCACCTCTCGCACGTCAACGCCGTGGTCGCCGACGAGGGCCTGTTCAAGGCGGCGCTGGACCCGGAGCACGCCTGCTCCGGCACCGTCGACCCCCGGCCGGGCGACCCGGCCACCCGCTACGACTCCGAGACCAACCCGGGCGGGGTGCGCTGCTCGGTGCTCGACCTGCTGGTCAACCAGCTGGGCCGCCGGCCCGCCTCGGTCTGGACGCCGCAGGAGCAGGCCGCCGGGCACGGCTTCGGCGGCATCCCGTTCTCGAACACGGGCGTCCTCTACGGGCTCGCCGAGCTGAAGGCGGGCACCATCACGACCGCCCAGTTCGTGGACCTGAACGCCAAGCTCGGCGGCCTCGACGTCGACTCCCAGGCGATCCCGGAGCGGATCGCCGGCGACCCGGCCTCGATCGCGCGCGCCTACCGCACCGGCCTGATCAACGAGGCGAACCACCTCGACGAGGTCGCGATGATCAACCACGGCGGGCCGGACCCGGGCATCGCGCACGACTACGCCCACGCGTTCTGGACCCAGGAGCGGCTGCAGGCCGACCAGGGGAACACCGACAACCGGGTGATGTGGTTCGGGCCGACGCCGCTGATCGGCGACGTGCGCTGGGCCGGCGAGGCCCTGCTCGCCATGGACCGGTGGCTCGCCGCCGTCGAGCAGGACCACGGCCCCGAACCGCTGGCGCAGAAGATCGCCGCCGACCGTCCCGCCGACGTCACCGACCGCTGCGTGGTCGCGGAGGCCGCCGACGCGTGCGACGTGCAGGAGCTCCAGGTCCTCCAGACCCGCCTCTCCACCCCACGCCAGGAGGCCGGCGGCCCGCTCGCCAACGACGTCGTCGCCTGCCGGCTCACTCCGCTCGACCGCGCCGCCTTCGACTTCCTGCTGGTCCCGTTCACCGACGCCGAGTGGGCCACCCTCCAGGCGACCTTCCCCGACGGCGTCTGTGACTGGTCCCAGCCCGGCCTCGGCCAGGGCCCCGCCGAGACCTGGCTGCGCTACGACGCCGCCGACGGCGGCCCGGCGTACGGCGGCCGCAACCTGCCGCCCCCGCCCGCCGACTCCGGCCTCGGCACCCTCGGCCCGGTGTGGACGGAGATGCTGACCAAGTAG
- the cysE gene encoding serine O-acetyltransferase: MSIPSLVTSALVAPTPGPVRWRHRLREDLRAARERDPAARSTPELVLAYPGLHAVWLHRLAHRLWHRPGGRLAARLVSHAGRALTGIEIHPGAEIGRRLFIDHGMGVVIGETAVVGDDVLLYHGVTLGSRSTAPGRRHPVVGDGVVIGAGARVLGPVVVGAGARVGANSVVVRDVAPGSTVLGIPARVPDAQLDDIDPALLI; encoded by the coding sequence ATGAGCATCCCGAGCCTCGTCACCTCGGCGCTCGTCGCGCCGACGCCGGGCCCGGTGCGGTGGCGGCACCGGCTGCGCGAGGACCTGCGCGCCGCTCGCGAGCGTGATCCCGCCGCGCGGTCCACACCGGAGCTGGTGCTCGCCTACCCGGGTCTGCATGCGGTCTGGCTGCACCGGCTCGCCCACCGGCTGTGGCACCGGCCCGGTGGCCGGCTGGCCGCCCGGCTGGTCTCGCACGCCGGCCGGGCGCTGACCGGGATCGAGATCCACCCGGGTGCCGAGATCGGCCGCCGGCTGTTCATCGACCACGGCATGGGGGTGGTGATCGGCGAGACCGCGGTGGTCGGCGACGACGTGCTGCTCTACCACGGGGTCACGCTCGGCAGCCGGTCGACGGCACCGGGCCGCCGGCACCCGGTGGTCGGCGACGGCGTGGTGATCGGCGCGGGCGCCCGGGTCCTGGGCCCGGTCGTCGTCGGTGCCGGCGCCCGGGTAGGGGCGAACTCGGTGGTGGTCCGTGACGTCGCCCCGGGCAGCACCGTGCTCGGCATCCCCGCCCGCGTGCCCGACGCCCAGCTCGATGACATCGACCCGGCCCTGCTGATCTGA
- the fdxA gene encoding ferredoxin, with amino-acid sequence MAYVIGEPCIDVQDRACVDECPVDCIYEGARSLYIQPDECVDCGACEPVCPVEAIYYEDDLPAELQPYQDDNARFFAEVLPGRDRPIGSPGGAAKLGAFGVDTELVAARPPREG; translated from the coding sequence ATGGCGTACGTGATCGGCGAGCCGTGCATCGATGTGCAGGACCGGGCGTGCGTGGACGAGTGCCCGGTGGACTGCATCTACGAGGGCGCGCGCTCGCTCTACATCCAGCCCGACGAGTGCGTCGACTGCGGCGCCTGCGAGCCGGTCTGCCCGGTCGAGGCGATCTACTACGAGGACGACTTGCCCGCCGAGCTCCAGCCCTACCAGGATGACAACGCGCGGTTCTTCGCCGAGGTGCTGCCCGGACGCGACCGGCCGATCGGCTCGCCGGGAGGCGCCGCCAAGCTGGGCGCCTTCGGCGTCGACACCGAGCTGGTGGCCGCCCGGCCGCCGCGAGAGGGCTGA
- a CDS encoding dsRBD fold-containing protein, with product MQTTTWHVDIELSDDGDEVTAVAMLRADEPNAAPSIGLGAIRHDDLDRDPAPEFALAARRSLESLSTALGYYSHSEQYADTDQA from the coding sequence ATGCAGACCACCACCTGGCACGTCGACATCGAGCTGTCCGACGACGGGGATGAGGTCACCGCGGTCGCGATGCTGCGCGCCGACGAGCCGAACGCCGCACCGAGCATCGGGCTCGGGGCCATCCGCCACGACGACCTGGACCGAGACCCTGCACCTGAGTTCGCCCTCGCCGCCCGGCGCTCGCTGGAGAGCCTGAGCACCGCTCTCGGCTACTACTCCCACTCCGAGCAGTACGCCGACACCGACCAGGCCTGA
- a CDS encoding DsbA family oxidoreductase has translation MTRQTTRQEARQLVLYGDFTCPWSYLASRRADALAATGLRVDWRAVRAPAHDSRAGADRFRVVRRELDLVAAGLRPDERLPYALAGFVPETAAAAVTGYAEAYAAGSAAPVRHLLFDAFWAHGCDVGDAQVVHTLVVDAIRTGCPPGHPCADWGYTVVGDDPVAPAPRHLVERWARQWRATGLDALPVLVVDDAAPLVGAAAVAWLADELLRRTPDRRWDPAPALPHAG, from the coding sequence ATGACCCGCCAGACGACCCGCCAGGAGGCTCGCCAGCTCGTGCTCTACGGCGACTTCACCTGCCCGTGGAGCTACCTGGCCTCGCGGCGGGCCGACGCACTGGCAGCCACCGGCCTGCGGGTCGACTGGCGCGCGGTGCGAGCCCCGGCGCACGACAGCCGGGCCGGCGCGGACCGGTTCCGCGTCGTGCGCCGGGAGCTGGACCTGGTCGCCGCCGGGCTGCGCCCGGACGAGCGGCTTCCATACGCGCTGGCCGGCTTCGTCCCGGAGACCGCGGCGGCCGCCGTGACCGGCTACGCCGAGGCGTACGCCGCGGGCTCGGCCGCCCCGGTCCGGCACCTGCTGTTCGACGCGTTCTGGGCGCACGGGTGCGACGTCGGCGACGCCCAGGTGGTGCACACGCTGGTCGTCGACGCGATCCGCACCGGCTGCCCGCCGGGGCATCCTTGCGCGGACTGGGGCTACACCGTGGTCGGCGACGACCCCGTCGCCCCCGCCCCCCGGCACCTGGTCGAGCGCTGGGCACGCCAGTGGCGGGCGACCGGGCTGGACGCGCTCCCCGTGCTGGTCGTCGACGACGCGGCGCCGCTGGTCGGTGCCGCAGCCGTGGCGTGGCTGGCCGACGAGCTGCTGCGCCGTACCCCTGATCGCCGGTGGGACCCGGCGCCGGCGCTGCCCCATGCCGGCTGA